One stretch of Zingiber officinale cultivar Zhangliang chromosome 6B, Zo_v1.1, whole genome shotgun sequence DNA includes these proteins:
- the LOC121990281 gene encoding GDSL esterase/lipase At1g28570-like produces MATASALSCFFIVLLGLLLLQVQVHARRHSCFSAIFSFGDSLQDTGNFAHAFFNTTVSRPRWGNTYFQRPTGRFSNGRLIIDFIAHRVGLPLVQPYLAGGDFSKGANFAFAGATALSVNELGRFGVDTTGWLRKNTLHAQISWFQQLLQSDPSFQDPNFLESALFMMGEIGGNDYNAALHQHLPYRKLIRIVPRVIHAISSTITRLIGMGAKTLVVPGNLPIGCIPAWLWQYRRDDPSDYDSNGCLLWLNRFSEYHNVRLTVQLSRLARTYPNVTIAYADYFGAGMRMFSDQPRFGISKPFAACCGGNGHCCRDPEKYASWEGFHPTEATYKAIYEGLVDGPFAIPLLKKKC; encoded by the exons ATGGCGACTGCCTCTGCCTTGTCCTGCTTCTTCATAGTCCTCTTGGGGCTGCTGCTGCTGCAGGTGCAGGTCCATGCAAGGCGGCACAGCTGCTTCTCTGCCATATTCAGTTTCGGCGACTCCCTGCAGGACACAGGCAACTTCGCCCACGCCTTCTTCAACACCACGGTCAGCCGGCCACGGTGGGGGAATACCTACTTCCAGCGCCCCACTGGTCGCTTCTCTAACGGCCGACTCATCATAGACTTTATAG CGCACCGCGTTGGGCTGCCGTTGGTGCAGCCCTACCTCGCCGGAGGAGACTTCTCCAAAGGTGCAAACTTTGCCTTCGCCGGAGCGACGGCGTTGAGCGTGAACGAGTTGGGTAGGTTCGGGGTGGATACCACTGGGTGGTTGAGGAAGAACACCCTGCACGCCCAAATTAGCTGGTTCCAGCAACTCCTCCAGTCCGATCCTTCGTTtcaag ATCCCAACTTCTTGGAGAGCGCACTGTTCATGATGGGGGAGATCGGAGGGAATGACTACAACGCAGCTCTCCATCAGCATCTTCCATATCGCAAACTCATAAGGATCGTCCCCCGTGTAATTCACGCCATCTCCTCCACTATCACT AGGTTGATCGGAATGGGCGCAAAAACGTTGGTGGTCCCCGGAAACCTGCCCATCGGCTGTATCCCGGCGTGGCTCTGGCAGTATCGCCGGGACGACCCCAGCGACTACGACAGCAACGGCTGTCTGCTGTGGCTGAACCGGTTCTCCGAGTACCACAACGTCCGCTTGACGGTTCAGTTGAGCCGGCTCGCGAGGACATACCCCAACGTGACCATCGCGTATGCTGATTATTTCGGGGCCGGGATGCGGATGTTCTCCGACCAACCCCGGTTCG GAATCAGCAAACCTTTTGCTGCTTGTTGCGGAGGCAACGGGCATTGTTGCAGAGACCCGGAGAAATATGCTTCGTGGGAGGGGTTCCACCCGACGGAGGCAACTTACAAGGCCATTTACGAAGGTTTGGTAGACGGACCATTTGCAATTCCTTTACTGAAGAAAAAGTGCTGA